From Spirosoma aerolatum, one genomic window encodes:
- a CDS encoding S8 family serine peptidase produces the protein MLHILRSHPYRLLSALLLAGIQSVVSAQSIPYSSAQRQQITQLRQLIQQAHDASYNRAVSLAKQLGRPLREVRSNGRIVELVGIDDFGNLLYQGTTLVGNAQAANSTKTSSLYSGGSLGLNLSGSSASVQNKLGIWDGGAVLSSHVELKGRVTQNDKASTTIDDEEHPTHVATTMIGAGVNPLARGMAFGAKLQAWDYSSDISEMTAASPNLLISNHSYGSLAGYQYNPDLTGSTQWQWYGDTSVSQVFDYKFGLYDSRARNWDQIANAAPYYLIVKSAGNDHGADGYPGGGQSYYLVNHGNKLSTVTRDRQTGYDQISTNGVAKNILTVGAVNDLAYGYNQASDVKLADFSSWGPTDDGRIKPDIVGIGVNLLSANSSSDSAYVSLSGTSMATPNVSGSLLLLQEYYNQLNAGKFMWSSTLRGLVLHTASEAGPSPGPDYRYGWGLLNMEKAAQVIGNTDQTHLLSERTLNQGQRDTIQVVASGRGQLVATICWNDPAAAVSASLNNRTPKLVNDLDIRISDGTTTWQPWILDPENPANAATHGDNIRDNIEQVLLTNTIPGKTYTLIISQKGMLSGSKQDYALLVSGIGGKVYCESKPASTADTKISRVQFGSINQAGADGCTSYTDFSQVSTSAQANQPIPLIVSLGTCGSVKNVVVKAFADWNQNGSFDDAGETIATSGVLPNSDQFSTTVTIPGSVQNSQTIRLRIVATETDNPANVVACSTYGNGETQDYTLTIIQTLNDVGATALISPDANFCGLTTSDLAITVRLHNYGSVDQTNVPVTVKITDANNTDVTTLTGTLPKLSAFRDGILTLNKPASTSLLAGQTYRFTISTGLNSDQNTANNSIVETRTTGNTPTNGIFTATRCGSDTLISLRNTGEGTAFWYDTPTGGNLLAAGNQTFAQRVPSAGQFYAALNDFSGTIGPATKSVFGGGTYYGAYTPSPLISTTVPLLIESARLYIGDAGQLTFTVTKYDNTTVSSVTLDVTPTRDQSLTATTSNGNLLDDPNDPGAVYPLNLRIPAAGDYKITISYSGGASIFRSNSGVSGVPYQLKVQNGQPIVTLKGALFNSGTSTDTLTTSWYYFYNLKVRSLDCPNPQRTPVGISTGTYPTASISPSGSTSICQGTSLTLQTTNATGLTYQWYRNGQLISGATSSTFQANTAGNYSVRVANTCLPVSSSATTVAVNTPQTPAVTANGITLTSNAVSTIQWLLDGVPISGATSPNYTAIKSGRYAVQGNVNGCGVATSSEVVITILATEPASTEERLSVYPNPANKELTISWTVASLPQLPTFQLTDLQGRIVRRATLQKDGKSYSAVVDVSDLPDGTFFVVVEDDRTQSVQVKRIRKH, from the coding sequence ATGCTTCACATTCTACGGTCTCACCCATACAGGCTACTTTCGGCTCTTTTACTGGCAGGGATTCAATCCGTTGTTTCGGCTCAGTCTATACCCTATTCGTCGGCGCAACGACAGCAGATCACGCAGCTTCGGCAACTGATTCAGCAAGCTCACGATGCCAGTTACAATCGAGCGGTTTCATTGGCCAAACAACTGGGAAGACCATTGCGGGAGGTACGTTCCAATGGGCGTATTGTTGAGCTGGTCGGCATCGATGACTTTGGAAATTTACTCTACCAGGGTACTACCCTTGTAGGCAATGCACAGGCGGCCAATAGCACTAAAACATCGTCGCTGTATTCGGGAGGGAGTCTGGGGTTGAACCTGTCGGGAAGCAGTGCGTCGGTACAAAACAAGCTGGGTATCTGGGATGGTGGTGCTGTTCTGAGCAGTCACGTCGAACTGAAAGGCCGTGTTACCCAAAACGACAAAGCCAGCACCACTATCGATGATGAAGAACACCCTACCCACGTAGCCACCACAATGATCGGTGCGGGGGTAAATCCCCTGGCGCGAGGTATGGCATTTGGGGCCAAACTACAAGCCTGGGATTATTCGAGCGATATATCGGAAATGACTGCCGCGTCACCAAACCTATTGATTTCCAATCACTCCTATGGCTCGTTGGCAGGCTACCAGTATAATCCTGATCTGACGGGTTCGACCCAATGGCAATGGTATGGCGATACGAGTGTCAGTCAGGTTTTCGATTATAAATTCGGTCTTTATGACTCACGCGCCCGCAATTGGGATCAGATTGCTAATGCAGCCCCGTATTACCTGATCGTAAAATCGGCTGGGAACGATCATGGAGCCGATGGGTATCCGGGTGGAGGACAGTCATACTACCTGGTCAATCACGGTAATAAACTCAGCACCGTAACCCGCGACCGTCAAACGGGCTATGACCAGATTTCAACAAACGGCGTAGCGAAAAATATCCTGACAGTGGGAGCCGTGAACGATCTGGCTTATGGATACAATCAGGCATCAGACGTTAAACTCGCTGATTTTAGTAGCTGGGGGCCTACCGATGACGGTCGGATCAAGCCCGATATTGTAGGCATCGGAGTAAACCTGTTATCAGCCAATTCCAGTAGCGATAGTGCGTACGTGAGCCTGAGTGGTACGTCGATGGCAACGCCAAACGTCTCAGGTTCACTATTGCTCCTTCAGGAATATTACAACCAGCTCAATGCGGGTAAATTCATGTGGTCGTCTACCCTCCGGGGGCTAGTGCTGCATACGGCCAGCGAAGCCGGTCCATCGCCCGGCCCTGATTATCGGTACGGCTGGGGGCTTCTGAATATGGAGAAAGCGGCCCAGGTTATTGGCAACACCGACCAGACCCACCTGCTTAGTGAACGAACACTCAATCAGGGGCAACGCGACACCATTCAGGTGGTTGCATCGGGTCGGGGACAACTCGTTGCGACCATCTGCTGGAACGACCCGGCTGCTGCTGTCTCTGCCTCGCTGAACAATCGAACTCCCAAACTGGTCAACGACCTCGATATTCGTATCAGTGATGGCACCACAACCTGGCAACCCTGGATATTAGACCCCGAAAATCCAGCCAATGCCGCTACTCATGGCGATAACATCCGCGACAACATCGAGCAGGTATTACTAACCAATACCATTCCGGGAAAGACTTACACGCTAATTATTTCGCAAAAAGGCATGCTGAGTGGAAGCAAACAGGATTACGCCCTGCTGGTGAGCGGCATCGGCGGGAAAGTATATTGCGAATCGAAACCAGCCTCAACGGCCGATACCAAAATCAGCCGGGTCCAGTTCGGGAGCATCAATCAGGCCGGAGCCGATGGCTGTACGTCTTACACCGATTTTTCGCAGGTGAGCACAAGCGCTCAAGCCAACCAGCCGATCCCACTAATTGTGTCGCTGGGTACGTGCGGAAGCGTCAAAAACGTGGTAGTAAAAGCGTTTGCCGACTGGAACCAGAACGGCAGTTTCGACGATGCAGGCGAAACTATCGCGACGTCGGGTGTTTTGCCGAATTCCGATCAGTTTTCAACCACCGTAACCATTCCAGGAAGCGTTCAGAACAGCCAGACGATTCGCTTACGAATTGTGGCAACCGAAACCGATAACCCTGCCAATGTGGTGGCTTGCAGCACCTACGGCAATGGCGAAACCCAGGATTATACCCTAACCATCATCCAGACATTAAACGACGTTGGCGCTACGGCCCTGATTTCGCCCGATGCCAATTTCTGTGGTCTGACCACGTCCGATCTGGCCATAACGGTCCGCTTGCACAATTACGGTTCTGTCGACCAGACCAACGTGCCCGTCACGGTAAAAATTACGGATGCCAATAATACCGACGTAACGACACTGACCGGAACACTACCCAAACTTTCGGCTTTTCGGGATGGTATTTTAACCCTGAATAAACCAGCCAGTACATCGCTGCTAGCTGGACAGACGTATCGATTTACAATCAGCACGGGTCTAAACTCCGACCAAAATACAGCCAATAACAGCATCGTCGAAACCCGAACGACAGGCAATACGCCAACAAATGGAATCTTCACAGCCACCCGCTGCGGTTCTGATACGTTGATTTCACTCCGAAATACAGGCGAGGGTACGGCTTTCTGGTACGATACGCCCACAGGTGGCAACCTACTGGCTGCGGGGAATCAGACGTTTGCACAACGAGTGCCATCGGCAGGGCAGTTCTACGCGGCTCTCAACGATTTTTCGGGGACGATTGGCCCGGCTACTAAATCTGTATTTGGTGGTGGAACCTACTACGGTGCCTATACCCCGTCTCCACTTATTTCCACCACGGTTCCGTTGCTTATCGAAAGTGCCCGGCTCTATATCGGCGATGCGGGCCAGCTTACATTTACGGTCACTAAGTACGACAACACCACCGTTTCCAGCGTTACACTGGACGTTACCCCTACCCGCGACCAAAGTTTAACGGCAACCACCAGCAATGGGAATTTATTGGACGACCCCAACGATCCGGGCGCTGTCTATCCATTAAATCTGCGCATCCCCGCAGCCGGCGACTACAAGATCACGATTTCTTATTCAGGAGGGGCGTCTATCTTTCGGAGCAATAGCGGAGTGTCTGGCGTTCCTTATCAGCTCAAAGTGCAGAATGGCCAGCCTATCGTTACCCTAAAAGGTGCCTTGTTCAATAGCGGTACTTCAACCGATACACTGACAACGTCCTGGTATTATTTCTACAACCTGAAAGTCAGGTCGCTGGACTGTCCGAACCCACAACGGACACCCGTTGGTATTTCGACGGGCACGTATCCAACCGCTTCCATCAGTCCATCGGGTTCAACCAGCATTTGTCAGGGAACCAGCCTAACCTTGCAGACAACGAACGCAACCGGACTGACCTATCAGTGGTATCGAAATGGCCAACTCATTTCTGGCGCCACGAGCAGTACTTTTCAGGCCAATACGGCTGGCAATTATAGCGTACGGGTAGCCAACACCTGCCTGCCAGTCAGTTCATCGGCTACAACTGTTGCGGTCAATACACCACAAACTCCGGCCGTAACGGCTAATGGGATTACGCTTACCTCCAATGCGGTTTCCACTATTCAATGGCTGCTGGATGGCGTTCCGATCAGTGGTGCTACGTCCCCCAATTACACGGCGATTAAGTCGGGGCGGTATGCAGTTCAGGGAAATGTGAATGGTTGTGGTGTAGCTACATCCAGCGAAGTAGTGATTACCATTCTGGCTACAGAGCCAGCCAGCACCGAAGAAAGGTTGAGTGTATACCCAAACCCAGCCAATAAGGAGCTGACCATCTCCTGGACGGTTGCTTCGCTCCCTCAACTTCCTACCTTTCAACTCACCGATTTGCAGGGACGAATTGTTCGGAGGGCTACTCTACAAAAAGATGGAAAAAGTTATTCAGCGGTAGTCGATGTGAGTGACCTGCCAGACGGTACGTTTTTTGTGGTTGTTGAAGACGACCGAACGCAAAGCGTTCAGGTAAAACGGATTCGCAAACACTAA
- a CDS encoding RES family NAD+ phosphorylase has product MKVYRILKEPYWHDPLSVIGAEIAGGRWNPPGVGILYTSTSPALALLETMVHFPRVSYDQLPRLRLFTLDIPDGEVRWIQPDFLPADWAHPTALPITQQVLREWLQHPVDFGLGVPSAVMDLSYNVLLHPQHPLYQTITITGEMDIALDKRLWTSSDS; this is encoded by the coding sequence GTGAAGGTTTATCGTATTTTAAAAGAGCCCTATTGGCATGACCCCTTATCGGTTATCGGCGCAGAAATAGCAGGTGGACGCTGGAATCCACCCGGCGTTGGCATTCTGTACACGTCTACATCGCCCGCGCTGGCTTTGCTGGAAACAATGGTTCATTTTCCACGAGTAAGCTATGACCAACTGCCCCGCCTACGGCTCTTTACGCTCGACATACCCGATGGTGAAGTCCGCTGGATTCAACCCGATTTTTTACCCGCCGATTGGGCGCACCCAACAGCGTTACCTATCACCCAGCAAGTTCTCAGGGAGTGGCTCCAACATCCTGTCGACTTCGGTTTAGGTGTCCCTTCGGCCGTGATGGATTTGTCGTACAACGTCTTGCTGCACCCTCAACATCCACTTTACCAAACAATCACAATAACCGGCGAGATGGATATTGCACTGGACAAGCGCCTATGGACGAGTTCGGATTCGTAA
- a CDS encoding DUF1501 domain-containing protein codes for MNRRNFLKQSAFTTAGTMLIPHFLKAYEAQMLGQRLASNGKILVVVQLSGGNDGLNTVVPYRNDIYYRERPTIAIRPEKVLTLNDEIGLHPSMTPLKALYDEGLVTVINNVGYPNPDRSHFRSMDIWQTASDSDKYLRTGWVGRYLDAACAGKAQQPFRTIEVDDTLSLAMKGAELNGLAVLDPKKLYSQTRSGLVTGLNKEHKANTQEPESVAYLYKTLAETVSSAEYVYDKAKVYTTTASYPTTELGNRLKVVSQLIQSDVATSVYYVSISGFDTHINQPGQQERLLGQYAEAVAAFMNDLKATNRQNDVLLMTFSEFGRRVKQNASNGTDHGTANNVFLIGGGLPSKRVLNEAPNLNKLDEGDLRYSIDFRQIYATLLRDYLGADDVAILGRKFDGVKIV; via the coding sequence ATGAACCGTCGAAACTTTCTTAAACAATCGGCTTTTACGACAGCGGGAACGATGTTGATTCCGCATTTTCTGAAGGCCTATGAAGCCCAGATGTTGGGTCAGCGACTCGCATCGAACGGTAAAATTCTGGTAGTGGTACAGCTTTCGGGCGGAAACGATGGCCTGAACACGGTAGTACCTTACCGCAATGATATTTACTACCGTGAACGGCCAACCATTGCCATTCGCCCCGAAAAAGTGCTGACGCTGAACGATGAAATCGGTCTGCACCCATCCATGACGCCGTTGAAGGCGCTCTACGATGAGGGGCTGGTGACGGTGATCAACAATGTAGGTTACCCCAACCCGGATCGATCCCATTTTCGGTCGATGGACATTTGGCAGACGGCCAGCGATTCCGACAAGTATTTGCGAACTGGCTGGGTAGGGCGGTATCTGGATGCAGCCTGTGCCGGGAAAGCGCAGCAGCCGTTCCGCACGATTGAGGTGGATGATACGCTAAGTCTGGCGATGAAAGGGGCCGAATTGAATGGATTGGCCGTTTTAGATCCCAAAAAGCTCTACAGTCAGACGCGAAGTGGGTTAGTGACCGGGCTCAATAAAGAGCATAAGGCCAACACTCAGGAACCCGAATCGGTCGCGTATCTGTATAAAACCCTGGCCGAAACGGTATCATCGGCCGAATATGTTTATGATAAAGCTAAAGTTTATACCACTACGGCATCCTACCCAACAACTGAACTGGGCAATCGACTTAAGGTTGTATCGCAATTGATTCAGTCGGATGTGGCAACGAGTGTATATTATGTGTCGATCAGTGGTTTCGATACGCATATCAACCAGCCGGGGCAGCAGGAGCGACTATTGGGCCAGTATGCCGAAGCTGTGGCGGCCTTCATGAATGACTTGAAAGCTACTAATAGGCAGAACGATGTGCTGTTGATGACGTTTTCGGAGTTCGGACGTCGGGTAAAGCAAAATGCCAGTAACGGTACCGACCACGGTACGGCCAACAATGTATTCCTGATCGGGGGCGGATTGCCCTCCAAACGTGTCCTGAACGAAGCGCCTAATCTGAACAAACTGGATGAGGGCGACCTACGCTATTCCATCGATTTTCGCCAAATCTACGCCACTCTTCTCCGCGACTATCTGGGTGCCGACGATGTGGCTATTCTCGGCCGCAAGTTCGATGGTGTCAAGATTGTCTGA
- a CDS encoding DUF1800 domain-containing protein, with protein MELFTKSSQDMARLRYLYSRAGFGATPAELAEASHKSLRKAVRQLFKDSEAITDLQVVTPDQNETKKQLKGMFQNGQLDRNMLKERIRENAEKVRDLNLQWLDHMATGKAALREKMALFWHGHFACRTQGRNPLFMQQYANVVRQNALGRFGDLLMAVSKSPAMLQFLNNQQNRKNAPNENFAREVMELFTLGRGNYSEHDIKEAARALTGWQFTPEGQFIFRQQVHDDGEKTIFGKTGNFNGDDVIAMLLENRQTARFITAKLYRFFVNETEDARRIDELADQFYKSGYDIAGLMETIFNADWFYDVKNMGAHIKSPVELLAGIRHTLGVQFEQPQSQVFVQRTLGQILFYPPNVAGWPGGKNWIDSSSLLFRMQLPGFILKSAEVTVQPKDEGDINAQQLARKGGNRFQTKVDWASFESAFAKTPDADLTDAIASTLLPFPLRPEQRSVVEHPIKPSQSRSERIHTLTAALMSLPEYQLT; from the coding sequence ATGGAACTATTCACAAAAAGCAGCCAGGATATGGCCCGGCTACGATACCTCTACAGTCGGGCCGGGTTTGGCGCTACGCCAGCCGAGTTGGCGGAAGCGTCGCATAAATCGTTGCGTAAGGCGGTTCGACAATTGTTTAAGGACAGCGAGGCCATAACCGATTTACAGGTGGTGACACCGGATCAGAACGAGACAAAAAAGCAACTCAAGGGCATGTTTCAGAATGGGCAGCTCGACCGGAATATGCTCAAGGAACGGATTCGGGAAAATGCCGAAAAAGTGCGTGACCTGAATCTGCAATGGCTCGACCATATGGCCACGGGTAAAGCCGCCCTGCGTGAGAAAATGGCGCTGTTCTGGCATGGTCACTTCGCCTGTCGTACACAAGGGCGCAATCCGCTGTTTATGCAGCAGTATGCCAACGTAGTCCGCCAGAATGCGCTCGGTCGGTTTGGCGATTTGCTGATGGCCGTTTCGAAATCTCCGGCGATGCTTCAGTTTCTGAATAACCAGCAAAACCGCAAGAATGCCCCCAACGAAAACTTTGCCCGTGAGGTGATGGAGTTGTTTACGCTGGGGCGGGGTAATTACTCGGAACACGATATCAAAGAAGCCGCCAGAGCGTTAACGGGCTGGCAATTTACGCCCGAGGGCCAGTTTATTTTCCGCCAGCAGGTGCACGATGATGGAGAGAAAACCATCTTCGGCAAAACGGGTAACTTCAACGGCGACGATGTGATTGCGATGTTGCTGGAAAACAGGCAGACGGCCCGATTCATTACGGCTAAACTGTACCGATTCTTTGTCAACGAGACGGAAGACGCCAGACGGATCGATGAGCTAGCCGACCAATTCTACAAAAGTGGGTACGACATTGCCGGACTGATGGAGACGATCTTCAATGCCGACTGGTTCTACGACGTTAAAAACATGGGGGCGCATATCAAATCGCCGGTCGAGTTGTTGGCTGGTATTCGTCACACATTAGGTGTACAGTTTGAGCAACCGCAATCGCAGGTGTTTGTACAGCGAACGCTGGGCCAGATTCTGTTTTATCCGCCCAACGTAGCAGGCTGGCCCGGTGGTAAAAACTGGATCGATTCGTCGAGCCTGTTGTTCCGAATGCAATTGCCTGGTTTCATACTAAAATCGGCCGAAGTTACTGTTCAGCCCAAAGATGAGGGCGATATAAATGCGCAGCAGTTGGCGCGTAAGGGAGGAAACCGTTTTCAAACGAAGGTCGACTGGGCCAGCTTTGAATCGGCCTTTGCCAAAACCCCCGACGCCGACCTGACCGATGCCATTGCGAGCACCTTGCTGCCCTTTCCGCTTCGTCCCGAACAACGCAGCGTAGTCGAACACCCGATCAAACCCAGTCAGTCGCGTTCTGAACGCATTCATACCCTCACCGCAGCGCTCATGAGCCTGCCGGAGTATCAGCTAACCTAA
- a CDS encoding S8 family serine peptidase — translation MQRHLERLYRHTSVTSYKAQHINFRVFVLLLYLCLALLSGATTSPAWAQHSQQNSITNWQTDLLKRYEKNRQKTRQFARRYHWPIRKNYSNQRVLTLQEIDPLGQPVYYSLHNVEAAQGTRTQALQGGGSLPIALSGNSTLMEGRLGLWDGGRVLNTHQEFTGTPYGNAKIIQKDNGASVNDHTTHLAGTLVAQGINASAKGMAFGSQLSVWDYTDDISELTTAAPNLLISNHAYGPVAGWVYNDSRPGTNPDLKWEWWGTPSINATEDYLFGFYSMKTQDLDKLAYNNPFFLMVRSADNKRAETGPPDGTTYYLKNTDVQSTVARSRNDTYDVIPADATAKNVLTVGAANVTYTSQNVPVLAGSASYSGWGPTDDGRIKPDLLGIGTSVFSSVGSSVNAYGTYSGTSMASANVSGSLFLLQELYARQRAAGALSGGQFMRAATLKGLVLHTADRPNPEAGPDYRQGWGLLNTEAAARLVLNENRAHLFLEQSLTPGSTFTKSIVAQGNEPLIVTLSWTDPESTATSITSASVNSRTPKLVNDLDLRISDGQQTMLPFVLNPAQPALAATRGDNIRDNIEQVYIANPVPGKTYTITVSHKGKMTYSSQPYSIIVSGLYRINCQLTARIVPTQDTTICPGTTLLLQSDTASTTTQYKWFRNDTLLTGATKSTYQATQAGSYKLRITAENGCSATSQPVTITLRNAEINLTPSGNQLLCSTNNQVQLTVVPIKGGTLTGATFDWLRDGSTINSAHSSTLSADQPGRYQVRVTQNGCQAVSNATVLLSSSVNSLTLLPEETDLYLPQGATVTLKAPIDTSYQYQWYRNDQAIANAREYRLAVAQAGVYKVQVTQRSCVGWSTVRSVRTTALLTATNPDPTNLFMIYPNPAETTLSIRYVNPASKQVQIGIFDLHGVFQHHQVSLTAHNGQFEGAISVGDLPPGLYILQLTDGLTSQTSRFIKK, via the coding sequence TTGCAACGACATCTGGAACGGCTCTACAGGCACACGTCAGTTACATCTTATAAGGCACAGCATATCAATTTCAGGGTTTTTGTCCTGTTGCTGTACCTATGTCTGGCGTTGTTATCAGGGGCTACCACCAGCCCCGCCTGGGCACAACATTCTCAACAAAACAGTATAACGAACTGGCAAACCGATTTACTTAAACGATACGAAAAGAACCGCCAAAAAACACGTCAATTTGCCCGTCGGTATCACTGGCCTATCCGCAAAAATTATTCCAATCAACGAGTTCTTACCCTTCAGGAAATTGACCCGTTGGGGCAACCTGTTTATTATTCGCTTCATAATGTCGAAGCGGCTCAGGGCACCCGGACGCAGGCTCTACAGGGGGGTGGTTCGTTACCGATTGCCTTGTCGGGAAATTCGACGCTAATGGAAGGCCGGCTGGGTCTATGGGATGGCGGTCGGGTGCTCAACACACATCAGGAATTTACGGGGACGCCCTATGGAAACGCCAAGATTATCCAGAAAGACAATGGTGCATCGGTCAACGATCACACCACCCATCTGGCAGGTACATTGGTAGCTCAGGGCATCAATGCCAGTGCAAAGGGGATGGCTTTCGGTTCTCAATTATCCGTATGGGATTATACCGATGACATCAGCGAACTGACTACTGCAGCCCCCAATCTGCTCATCTCCAACCATGCTTATGGCCCCGTAGCAGGCTGGGTATATAACGACTCAAGACCAGGAACAAATCCGGACCTTAAGTGGGAATGGTGGGGCACTCCATCCATCAACGCGACAGAAGATTACCTGTTCGGATTCTATTCGATGAAGACTCAGGACCTGGATAAACTGGCTTATAATAATCCCTTTTTCCTGATGGTTCGTTCGGCCGATAACAAACGGGCGGAAACAGGCCCTCCCGATGGTACAACCTATTACCTGAAAAATACGGATGTTCAGAGTACAGTTGCCCGGAGTCGAAACGATACGTACGATGTGATTCCAGCCGATGCAACCGCTAAAAATGTTCTGACGGTTGGAGCAGCCAATGTGACCTACACTAGCCAGAATGTGCCCGTGCTGGCTGGGTCTGCTTCGTACAGTGGCTGGGGACCTACCGACGATGGCCGAATTAAACCCGACTTACTTGGCATTGGCACGAGCGTATTCTCGTCAGTAGGCAGCAGTGTAAACGCGTATGGCACCTATAGCGGCACATCAATGGCCTCGGCCAATGTATCGGGTTCCTTGTTCCTACTACAGGAATTATATGCACGTCAGCGTGCCGCTGGTGCCCTATCGGGTGGGCAATTTATGCGGGCTGCTACGCTGAAGGGGCTGGTTCTTCATACAGCCGACCGACCAAACCCGGAGGCCGGTCCCGATTACCGCCAGGGTTGGGGCCTACTCAATACCGAAGCGGCTGCACGACTGGTCCTGAATGAAAATCGGGCACATCTTTTCCTGGAACAAAGCCTGACACCGGGCAGTACCTTCACGAAATCGATTGTAGCTCAGGGCAATGAGCCGCTCATCGTTACCTTATCCTGGACTGACCCGGAAAGTACTGCAACCAGTATTACGTCTGCTTCAGTGAACAGTCGAACGCCCAAGTTGGTCAATGACCTTGATCTGCGAATCAGCGACGGCCAGCAAACGATGCTGCCCTTTGTCCTAAATCCGGCCCAACCTGCTCTGGCTGCCACTCGGGGCGATAATATCCGCGACAATATAGAGCAAGTATACATTGCCAATCCGGTACCTGGCAAAACGTATACCATCACGGTTTCGCATAAAGGTAAGATGACTTACTCCAGCCAGCCTTACTCGATTATTGTCAGTGGTCTCTACCGAATAAACTGTCAGTTAACAGCTCGCATTGTGCCAACGCAGGATACCACCATCTGCCCCGGTACTACACTGCTTTTACAGTCGGATACGGCTTCTACCACTACGCAGTACAAGTGGTTTCGGAACGACACGCTCCTGACTGGCGCCACTAAATCTACCTATCAGGCCACGCAGGCGGGTTCGTATAAACTCCGTATTACAGCTGAAAACGGCTGTTCAGCTACCTCACAACCCGTAACGATTACCCTTCGGAACGCAGAAATCAATCTTACCCCATCGGGAAATCAGCTACTTTGCAGTACCAACAATCAGGTCCAATTGACCGTTGTCCCTATCAAAGGAGGAACGCTCACAGGAGCCACTTTCGACTGGCTACGGGATGGTTCAACCATTAACAGCGCTCATTCCAGCACGCTTAGTGCAGACCAGCCTGGGCGCTACCAGGTACGGGTCACGCAAAATGGTTGTCAGGCTGTTTCCAACGCAACAGTCCTTCTGTCATCGTCGGTCAATAGCCTTACCTTATTACCTGAAGAAACTGACTTATACCTGCCCCAAGGGGCTACAGTCACGCTAAAAGCCCCTATCGATACCTCATATCAGTACCAATGGTATCGAAACGATCAGGCCATTGCCAATGCCCGTGAGTATCGTCTTGCCGTTGCTCAGGCGGGTGTATATAAAGTGCAGGTGACACAACGCTCCTGTGTAGGCTGGTCAACCGTTCGCTCGGTTCGAACAACCGCTCTCCTTACTGCTACTAACCCCGACCCAACTAACCTATTTATGATTTACCCAAACCCCGCCGAAACGACTTTGTCGATTCGTTACGTGAACCCAGCGTCAAAACAGGTCCAAATTGGCATATTTGACCTGCATGGTGTTTTCCAGCACCACCAAGTATCCCTAACCGCCCATAACGGTCAGTTTGAAGGGGCCATTTCGGTTGGCGATTTACCCCCCGGATTATACATCCTTCAATTAACGGATGGCCTTACCTCTCAAACCAGTCGATTTATTAAGAAATAA